A genome region from Desulfatirhabdium butyrativorans DSM 18734 includes the following:
- a CDS encoding toxin-antitoxin system TumE family protein: MSLRDYLEYLRRSIGKIDDYGFAESIDIKEEIRPAKQAVINAKIVLIDGSYLHVRMYIEAKYKIEIISYAYQYQDVKGNLIFRYDNARHKPELGFKDHKHLHDGSIVQFPIPDISDVVDEVIEYI; this comes from the coding sequence ATGTCTCTTCGTGATTATCTTGAATATTTGCGTCGTTCGATAGGAAAAATTGATGATTATGGCTTTGCTGAATCTATTGATATCAAGGAAGAAATTAGACCAGCAAAACAGGCTGTAATAAACGCAAAAATAGTTCTGATTGATGGATCATATCTTCATGTTCGAATGTATATTGAAGCGAAATATAAAATTGAAATAATCAGCTACGCATATCAATATCAGGATGTTAAGGGAAATTTGATATTCAGATATGACAATGCCCGCCATAAACCGGAATTAGGATTCAAAGATCATAAACATCTGCATGATGGCTCGATAGTTCAATTTCCCATACCGGATATATCCGATGTGGTAGATGAGGTGATTGAGTACATATAA